Genomic DNA from Theobroma cacao cultivar B97-61/B2 chromosome 3, Criollo_cocoa_genome_V2, whole genome shotgun sequence:
ACACCTGAAGATAATCTCCATTAAGCatagaatatttattttttccaatagcttcttcTCATTCTCAACCAAGGCTGGTTGAGCCCTCAATGCAGCATTGTGCACACGACACAATTCTTGATAGCGAACTAAATCCCCTGAGTTGAAGGCCTGGAGGATATAGTAAAGCCACTCAACTTTGGTACCCAGAAGACTCTTTATCTGTAAAAGATGCCAAGGATGTCAACATCTCAAACATAACAAAGGTAAAAACAGTAATGCAAAAAAATTCAGAAGGAACAAAACCTAAAACACTAGAGTGGCCTTTCACATCACCTCTAACAACATCCACAATGAAAAATAAGCATGGAACTGTAATAGCATAAAAGGAAATACAAAATGGAAAGAACCTCTTATCAGATGGACCTTTTCCATCACTACTTAGCCACCCTTGAAACTCCACATACATCTCATCAGAACATCATAAATGCCACATATTCTTAATCAAGCACTATATTGATAATCTCCACCAAAGTTTTGAAGAGCTCTCTACAGACACGATGATCATCTACATTCTTCATCTAATGAAAGCTTGATTAAACAGCCCAAACTAGATTAAAACTAATATCagattttaaatgaaaaaccAGAAATAAGCCTCTTAATGAACCATTGATGGCATTATATCAGACAAATTGCAGTATCAGCCATTAAAAGTTAACTTATACATGCTTGACTCATTAGAAAAGGAAACAATAAACATGAATATCATGTAAATTAAAGAGGAGGGAAAACAACTGCAGTTACATGAAACTACTTTGCCTGGGAAAAAATTCAGATGCAATATATAGTGAAGTTAAGTAGCTTGAGTAAGTTGTTCTTACAATAGGATGAGCAAGCAGTTCTCCAAAGTTGTAGATTTTATCTCCCAAAAGAGCAGAAAGCGACAGATCAAATGCCAGATCCTATATAAGGAAACAGATTAAAATAAGATGAAATGAAGTCAAAGATAAATATATCTACTGACCAATTATAAGCTAAAcaatacatacatacatacatacatgcaTACATGTACACACACAATCTTTTTctataaagtaataaaaataacttgCTATGTTTGCTATGGTCATAAAAAATCATTATATATGTAATGATCTTCCATAAGAGAGAGCTTGAGCTTGCAAGAAGCCATTGGCTATATCTGGTATAATACCAGGTAACTCTCCATTCCTCAATGCTTGTGAGGAACAACTAGAAAATGGGCAGTGCACTTTGGATGTCTGTTGAGAGGAACACAACATACTCAACCACTGAAGGCAAATGGTATGACCTTCTAAATTATATCAAATAGCcactaaaaattcaaattgattCCATCCAAAACTGCTTATTATTTTCAACGAAACctttttaatctaaaataGGAGCACTTGCTTTTAAAAAAGTAAGaagaatatgataaaataaactataaGTGCCATGATACTACAGATTCCCATCaaactttctttaatttatttattatccaTCCATTTTTTATGACTGGGGTCTAAGGAAAGTCCAACCTAAGCCTTCAGCTGGAAAGCAAAATACTTAAGCATATCACCATCTCACGATCAGCTTTATAGGTATGCCATTTTTATGCAGGTTTTATTGTCAAGCGTATACCTGCCAACTCGAATCATAATCAGCTTTACAGGTATGCTATTTTTTATGCAGGCTCTATTTTCGAACATATACCTGCCAACTCAGTTCATCCATgttaagataaaattttagatattGGACATAAGAGAAGGGATGCAGCATGAAAGAAAAGGTTCAAACTATAAAGACTTGAGTCTAGACATCAGAGGCACTGCTGCACAAGAATCAGGGGATAAAACAATTACTACAGAAAGCAATGATTTCTAGAGGGAACTCTGAACAACAAGAAGTTTGCAACATCAAAGCTTGATAAATGAGTAAAATTAATGAGCTCTGGTAATATCACAAGCCAGTAAAATTGTACTGGCAGGAAACATATAAAGCTATAAAGTATGAAGGCATACCAGCTTAAAAGATTCTGAGAGAGACTCCACTGATGTGTAAGCAAGATAAAGGAGAGCGCTTTTGTAGAATTCGGCAAATTCTTGGCgaaatttataatattgagaTGAAACCCAATAATAGCTAGCATATACAGATGGATCAATGTCGGTCATACTGTCGAGAGTACTCTTTCCATCTTCAAGAAGTTTCTTGCACTCCTTTTGGTCACCCTGCTCGAGCTTGAATTTGGCAATTTGCATCTTAATATAGAGAATTGGCTCTTCTATGCGCTGCTCTCTAGTAGCCTGAAGCTTTTCGATCACCCCTTCAAGATAACAAATAGCAGCTTCTTTCTCTGCGTACTGCCGAGAAACTATGACAGCAAAATGTGCAAGCTTGAGAAGATTAATCTTGGTCTCAAAGTCAGTGATAAAATTATGATACAACTGTATCAGTGCATCTCCAGCCTGAAATTTAAGACAAACAAATATTATACGAAGTTAGATGACCTAGCCCATTCCAGAGTAATTATTATCCAAACAAGATACACTGAATGACCTAAGAGAACAACAATCAAACACGATTGAACCTTCCACTTGTACCGTACCAaacaagaggaaaaaaaaaaagtaacatAGATTGCTTGCTCCTAACAGTTGCCATTCTACAATTATGAAAAGAATCTTTTCCTAAAATAAAAGTGCAAAGCTTTCAAAGCTAATGTCTCACAATTCATATGCTTTAGCTAACTTCCACCCTTCACTACAGCTCATGTAAACCAGAAGATTTACTAGCAAAAATTTTACAAGCTAACAATAATTGCCCCTTTCATATCTCTCTTTTAAGCCCAAGAACattacaatttaaaaataagagGCAAGACCCAGCTGTAAGTCTGTAACTACTTTCTTTAATCATCTTTGAGTTATTGAACATCAAAGAGacaaacatttttttcttttcaatttaaaacaaaataaaaagtaactAATGAAAACGGTAGAGCAGAACTAAACACCCTAACAAGATCCCAAAATAAAACCCAATTCTACAACAAAACCCTAACCCCTCaattaaagacaaaaaaaggaaaagaaagtaaTCAACTCCACTCAAAAACCCCAACTCCCAAAATCTTAAACCCTAATCTGGAGATCTACAAACCCTAAACCCAAACAAACCGACACACAACGGCTAAAGAGAGAGCAAGAGAGGGAGACCTGAAAGACGGTGAGAGCGACGAACTGCTCGAGCTTGAGAGTGAGCTGGTGCCAGAGCTTCTTCTGATACAGATCTGCTAGAGAATTGTACCAGTCGGCTAGCTCTGGGTGCTCATTTCGAAGAGTCTCTAGGTATTCCAAGGCCGCCATCGATCCCGATTTCACCGCCACGGAGTCGAACACAACGAAATAGAAGGTGAAGCGTTCGTAGTTTCTctctatttatatatatttgaattatggaaatgaaagaaaaaaaaaaaaaagcttttgtTCTCTCTGTGTCTTGAgctgaaagaaaagaataacgAAACCCGAGAAAAAGAGGACTTATTTTCCGGGTCGGGTTGTAATGTTGTGTTGTGGTATGTAGCGCTTTTAAACATCAAATGGGCCGGTTCGTAATGGCCTTTTCGGGTTACCTTGTAGTTGCACGTCTCTTGCCTacccttaaaataaatatctttatttgAGGCCCACGATTTTGTCCAAACTAATGATTTTTCTATTTGGGCCTCTCTTGATAAAGCCCAAAAAGGTCCAACAATATTTAGTTCAAATTCTATGAATTTATAGATTTGGCCCAACCCTAAAAAAGCCCAAATTGAGTACTTTTGGGTTAAATGTCCAAATTTTATAATACACCAAAGACATAATacctacaattttttttagcttattcaaaaaaattcaaataaatatttattctgttattttttttaattaaatcccTTACGTctaatagttaattaattattattaatcaaaatgctatttattattttattacatgTCATGCTGACATGATATATTAACGTGATGATATGATATATTGATGTGACATAATAATATATGATCATAATTATAGAGCATGATCATGATCGTAACTGTAGTCATGGGAAATTCATCCTTGTTCCAAGAAAATgctaaagaaaagaagagagatttGAAGAAGGATAACACAAGTTATGATCCCTTCCCTTATATAAGGAGGAAAGAGTCAGGTAAGCTTGCCAAGCCTTTTTATGCTATAGGTTTTTTAAAGCCACTGAATCAAGCTAGATCCACGTGGTGGCCTTTGATTGCCCACCATGTTGGAGATTAAATGAGGAAGGATGGAGGAAGCACGCTTAGGCTTTACCAATCATCATATTCATTTCTGAAAGCAACCTTTATCTAtactttattaattagttGCCAAAATTCAGAAAAAGCTTTGGACAGTAACCCGTCCCACCGGCACAAATCAAACCCGAACCATATTTGGGTCCAGCAATCAATATAGGGTGTGGTGGAAGTGGAAAGTTGGAATTATTTCCCTCTGTGACTTCCACCCAAAGCAAagttattagttattattatgCCTTTGGGTTTTCTTTATGAACCCCTCCTCACCCACTCCTCATACCAAGAACGTGGGAAGCTGAAAACGCGATGGTGAGCATCAAGGcccttcttcttttcctcctGGTATTTGCGTCCCTGACAACGATCCATCCAGCCGCTGCTGCCACTGGAGTTGTTGGTGCTGGAGAATCACATCAGCAAAGGAAGCAGAGGATGAACCATGGAAGCTTTCGTGGCCCTCGGAAACACCTTCTCAACCCTGCTGTTGAGCACCCACTTCGGCTTCCCAAGTTGCCTGTATAGATTCATGTGAACTGTGTATCATAATGACTGTTTTGTCTGCTTATGTTTTCCCTTTTGTACTATGGTAGAATTACAAGTTTCCAGGTTGGCTTATACCATTATTATAGCTGTTTCTCTTTGATGCTTCCGAGTTTACCTCGTAGGCTCTGAATATTTCCCATTCAGGTTGTTAAATTCAAAGAAAGGACCCAGCTATTACTTGTGTAGAGATGAATGAATATGAGAATAGCTGAtatttttctctgttttttttcccctttggCTTGGTGATTGGTGGTTGGTGGGGGGTGGTAAGTTAGGGAAAAGCAACGCTTGTAAATTCAGCAAACCACGAAAAAGTGGATAAGCTTCCCCATTCTTCTGGTTTGCAAAACCATGGAATGGCTTGATAAGAGCTCAAAGTACGATACTCATAAAGTGAAAAAGCCCTCATCCGATACCTTGCTGACTATgtcaagaaaaggaaaaggcaaaggCAAAGAGGGGGTTGAAGAAATTGACTTTAATAAAGCAAATACATAAATGAGAgggagagagacagagagaaaGGGGATAACCACACATGGCTAAACTGTATGGCTAAAGTTATGGAAGCAATAGGTCTGACATACAGAGTTCCAAG
This window encodes:
- the LOC18606838 gene encoding 26S proteasome non-ATPase regulatory subunit 13 homolog B; the protein is MAALEYLETLRNEHPELADWYNSLADLYQKKLWHQLTLKLEQFVALTVFQAGDALIQLYHNFITDFETKINLLKLAHFAVIVSRQYAEKEAAICYLEGVIEKLQATREQRIEEPILYIKMQIAKFKLEQGDQKECKKLLEDGKSTLDSMTDIDPSVYASYYWVSSQYYKFRQEFAEFYKSALLYLAYTSVESLSESFKLDLAFDLSLSALLGDKIYNFGELLAHPIIKSLLGTKVEWLYYILQAFNSGDLVRYQELCRVHNAALRAQPALVENEKKLLEKINILCLMEIIFSRPSEDRTIPLKVIAERTKLSIEDVEHLIMKSLSVHLIEGIIDQVEGTVHVSWVQPRVLGIPQIKSLRDRLDNWVGKVHTAWLSIEAETPDLVAS